The proteins below are encoded in one region of Mycobacterium pseudokansasii:
- a CDS encoding alpha/beta fold hydrolase produces MTHASSHTLVRPGANIRYWITGRLGAPLVVFSHGAVVDHRMWNPQLDFAARYRIVTYDIRGHGLSLASKAFCFSDAVDDLLALLDAVGAVDAVLVGQSMGGNLSQEIAYQHPERVRALVLAGCACNTWPLTRSERWLARLVIPLIGLYPRPLLVREVARRSSVVPAVRRYIRDSATAMRPQQIRAVLASLFSGLHPDPDYRTPMPELLIRGDQDRLGNFARVMPLWQQRDSDASYAVVKGAGHLVNSDNPVDFNALLDAFLNRVS; encoded by the coding sequence GTGACGCACGCCTCGTCACACACGCTGGTTCGTCCCGGCGCGAATATCCGCTACTGGATCACTGGTCGGCTGGGCGCGCCGCTAGTGGTCTTCAGCCACGGAGCAGTCGTTGATCACCGGATGTGGAACCCGCAATTGGACTTTGCCGCACGCTATCGAATCGTGACATACGACATCCGCGGCCATGGGCTTTCCTTGGCTAGCAAAGCTTTTTGCTTCTCCGACGCAGTTGACGACTTGCTGGCCCTCCTTGATGCGGTGGGGGCCGTGGATGCTGTGTTGGTCGGCCAGAGTATGGGCGGAAACCTTAGTCAGGAGATCGCCTATCAGCACCCCGAGCGGGTCAGGGCGCTCGTGCTGGCTGGTTGCGCCTGCAACACGTGGCCGTTGACCCGGTCAGAGCGATGGTTGGCGCGGCTCGTCATACCGCTCATCGGCCTGTATCCCCGACCACTTCTGGTTCGCGAAGTAGCTCGGCGGTCCTCGGTAGTGCCAGCGGTGCGTCGGTATATCCGCGACAGCGCTACGGCCATGCGGCCCCAACAGATCCGGGCCGTGCTCGCGTCGTTGTTTTCGGGCCTACATCCCGATCCGGACTACCGCACACCGATGCCCGAGTTGCTGATCCGCGGCGATCAGGACCGGCTCGGCAACTTCGCCCGGGTGATGCCCTTGTGGCAGCAACGTGATTCCGACGCATCGTATGCGGTGGTCAAAGGCGCCGGCCATCTGGTGAATAGCGACAATCCCGTCGATTTCAATGCCTTGCTTGACGCGTTTTTGAACCGAGTCAGTTGA
- a CDS encoding DUF4333 domain-containing protein, which yields MAYTIVRTLLISGAAVGLVASAGGCSCSIGSSSHSVSKSDVADQIKAKMTDAAGNKPESVTCPADLPAKVGAQLNCEMKVKDSTYNVNVTVTSVEGKDVKFDMVETVDKDQVAKIISNKLTQQVGRRPDSVTCPDNLKGVEGATLRCQLTDGSDKYGVNVTVTGVDAGEVNFDFKVDDHPE from the coding sequence ATGGCTTACACGATCGTTCGCACGTTGCTGATCTCAGGCGCTGCGGTGGGGCTGGTGGCCAGCGCGGGGGGCTGTTCGTGTTCGATCGGATCGTCGTCGCATTCGGTGAGCAAGAGCGATGTCGCCGACCAGATCAAAGCCAAGATGACCGACGCCGCCGGTAACAAGCCCGAATCCGTGACCTGCCCGGCTGACCTGCCGGCAAAGGTCGGCGCGCAGCTGAACTGCGAGATGAAAGTCAAAGACTCGACCTACAACGTCAACGTCACCGTGACCAGTGTCGAGGGCAAGGACGTCAAGTTCGACATGGTAGAGACGGTCGACAAGGACCAGGTCGCCAAGATCATCAGCAACAAGCTGACCCAGCAGGTGGGCCGACGGCCCGATTCGGTGACCTGCCCCGACAATCTGAAGGGGGTAGAAGGCGCCACACTTCGTTGCCAACTCACCGACGGCAGCGACAAATACGGCGTCAACGTGACCGTCACCGGCGTCGACGCCGGCGAAGTCAACTTCGACTTCAAGGTCGACGACCACCCCGAATAG
- a CDS encoding cryptochrome/photolyase family protein — MTRALLWFRRDLRLRDHPALAAAAADGEVLACFVLDPRLEASSGRRRLQYLGDSLRQLRDDLGGRLLVTRGRPEERIPRIAKEIEPSAVHISEDFAPFGRRRDERVRAALGSIPLVATGSPYLVAPGRVAKDDGTPYRVFTPFFRRWGDVGWPSPARTGRDCARWLDPAQVAVEQCEIPDPGAPLDLAAGEAAALRQWDTFVDDGLGRYAQDRDRPDLDGTSRMSAHLKFGAIHPRTMVAGLDCSGAGARSYLRELAFRDFYAAVLYDRPASAWRNWNRDYDRIRTDKGSRAEHLFEVWKAGETGFPLIDAGMRQLRQTGFMHNRVRMIAASFLVKDLHLPWQWGAAWFLDQLTDGDLASNQHGWQWCAGCGTDAAPYFRVFNPTTQGEKFDPSGDYIRRWVPELRAAADVHLRKGRRPSGYPPPIVEHATERAEALRRYRGLS, encoded by the coding sequence ATGACGCGGGCGCTCTTGTGGTTTCGTCGCGACCTGCGGTTGCGCGACCATCCGGCGCTGGCCGCCGCCGCCGCCGACGGCGAGGTACTCGCCTGCTTTGTTCTCGATCCGCGTCTGGAGGCGTCGTCCGGCCGGCGCCGCCTGCAGTATTTGGGCGATTCGCTGCGGCAACTGCGCGACGATCTGGGCGGCCGGCTGCTGGTCACCCGCGGGCGGCCCGAAGAGCGGATTCCCCGAATTGCCAAGGAAATCGAGCCATCGGCGGTACACATCTCCGAGGATTTCGCGCCATTCGGGCGGCGCCGCGACGAGCGGGTGCGCGCGGCGCTGGGCTCGATCCCACTGGTGGCAACGGGATCGCCGTATCTGGTGGCACCCGGGCGCGTCGCCAAAGACGACGGGACGCCGTATCGGGTGTTCACCCCGTTCTTCCGCCGGTGGGGCGACGTGGGTTGGCCGTCGCCGGCGCGTACCGGCCGCGACTGTGCACGCTGGCTGGATCCGGCGCAGGTAGCCGTCGAGCAGTGCGAAATCCCCGACCCCGGTGCGCCGCTTGACCTGGCTGCCGGCGAGGCCGCGGCGCTTCGGCAATGGGATACCTTCGTCGACGACGGACTGGGACGTTACGCCCAGGATCGTGACCGGCCTGACCTCGACGGCACCAGCCGGATGTCGGCGCACCTGAAGTTCGGCGCCATTCACCCGCGGACCATGGTCGCCGGCCTGGACTGCAGCGGTGCCGGTGCCCGAAGTTACCTGCGCGAGCTGGCTTTTCGCGACTTTTATGCCGCGGTTCTGTATGACCGCCCGGCTAGCGCCTGGCGCAACTGGAACCGCGACTACGACCGCATCCGGACCGATAAGGGCAGCCGGGCGGAACACCTCTTCGAGGTCTGGAAGGCCGGTGAAACCGGGTTTCCACTGATCGACGCGGGGATGCGGCAACTTCGCCAGACCGGGTTCATGCACAACCGGGTCCGGATGATCGCGGCCTCGTTTCTGGTCAAGGACCTGCATCTGCCCTGGCAATGGGGAGCGGCCTGGTTCCTGGATCAACTCACCGACGGCGATCTGGCCAGCAACCAGCACGGATGGCAATGGTGTGCGGGATGCGGCACTGACGCCGCGCCGTATTTCCGGGTGTTCAACCCGACCACGCAGGGCGAAAAATTCGATCCCTCAGGCGATTACATTCGCCGCTGGGTGCCTGAGCTGCGCGCCGCCGCCGACGTCCACCTCCGAAAAGGCCGACGCCCGTCCGGATATCCACCGCCGATCGTGGAGCACGCCACCGAGCGCGCCGAGGCGCTGCGCCGCTACCGCGGTCTGAGCTGA
- a CDS encoding TspO/MBR family protein — protein sequence MNKSTLTATGLAVTAAAGAGSIASPGSTAGWYARLRKPAYQPPSIAFPMVWTTLYGDIAISSAVAIDRLRAAGHHDKALRYVAALGINLVLNGGWSWLFFRFHKLGASALGAAVLAASSADLVRRTAEADRRAGLAMLPYSLWTAFATVLATHLWRLNR from the coding sequence ATGAATAAGTCGACACTGACCGCGACTGGGCTGGCCGTCACGGCGGCGGCGGGTGCCGGAAGCATCGCCAGCCCGGGATCCACCGCCGGGTGGTACGCGCGGCTTCGCAAGCCCGCGTACCAGCCGCCAAGCATCGCCTTCCCGATGGTCTGGACCACCCTCTACGGCGACATCGCCATCAGTTCCGCGGTGGCCATCGACCGGTTGCGCGCAGCAGGACACCACGACAAGGCGCTTCGCTATGTCGCCGCGCTGGGCATCAACTTGGTGCTCAACGGCGGATGGAGTTGGTTGTTCTTCCGGTTCCACAAACTCGGCGCGTCCGCGCTGGGCGCCGCGGTCCTGGCAGCCAGCAGCGCCGACCTGGTGCGCCGGACCGCCGAAGCCGATCGTCGCGCCGGGCTGGCGATGCTTCCCTACTCCTTGTGGACCGCCTTCGCGACCGTACTGGCCACCCACCTCTGGCGGCTCAACCGCTGA
- a CDS encoding MMPL family transporter, which translates to MVWDGLAAAVTGRRSWLITLGVVLFGVGLMVLIGPNAAAGQAPQSVPSNSASAKIEALSAQFPRGDRAALLVVLTRADGAVLDGADLKAAEEVQDRAAAQPGAPASLPVRVSADGKAAIGVVSISTGLSGLELTDAVTSVRAAAHRGLPADLDAHVTGGPAFGADIANAFSGANVTLLAVTGTVVALLLIATYRSPVLWLLPLLVIGFADRLAAAAGTAVASVTELSFDGATSGITSVLVFGAGTNYALLLISRYRQELRRHAEHRGALCRAVRMAAPAIVASNATVVLALLTLIFAATPSTRSLGALAACGLLVAAVSVLVVLPPLLALSGRRLFWPFIPEPDAGATLESGLWHSVAERVARRPALVATATIALLALLATGLLGSAIGLSQTEQFRVKADSVTGFDIVARHFPAGLTSPTVVVAPAAQVPQVQQAISATPGVVSATESGRSTTGLAKWSVVIDAPPSSRNAFSIVAALRNSTAAVTPGALVGGADAQALDIRDAAAHDRRVLIPAILTVILLVLYALLRAALAPPTLLAATILGALAALGLGGWASIHVFGFPALDNSTPLFAFLFLAALGVDYTIFLVTRAREEAAHHGARDGMIRAVSATGGVITSAGIVLAAVFCVLGVLPLIALTQIGIIVGLGILLDTFVVRTLVIPALFTLIGDRIWWPTFPNHADYQHGSAHSQPDGGFG; encoded by the coding sequence GTGGTGTGGGACGGGCTCGCGGCTGCGGTGACCGGCAGGCGGTCATGGCTGATCACGTTGGGTGTTGTCCTGTTCGGCGTCGGCCTCATGGTGTTGATCGGCCCCAATGCCGCGGCGGGTCAGGCACCGCAATCGGTGCCGAGCAACTCCGCGTCGGCCAAAATCGAGGCGCTCTCGGCACAGTTCCCTCGCGGCGACCGCGCTGCGTTGCTGGTGGTCCTCACCCGCGCCGACGGCGCCGTCCTGGACGGCGCCGATCTCAAAGCCGCCGAAGAAGTCCAAGATCGGGCGGCTGCCCAACCGGGCGCGCCGGCATCGTTACCCGTGCGGGTGTCGGCCGACGGCAAAGCGGCTATCGGGGTGGTATCGATCAGCACCGGTCTTTCCGGGTTGGAACTCACCGACGCGGTCACGTCGGTGCGCGCCGCCGCGCACCGCGGGCTGCCGGCAGATCTCGATGCCCACGTCACCGGAGGCCCGGCCTTCGGCGCCGACATCGCCAACGCCTTCTCCGGCGCCAACGTAACCCTGCTGGCGGTCACGGGAACCGTGGTCGCGCTGCTGTTGATCGCGACCTACCGATCACCGGTGTTGTGGCTGCTGCCGCTGCTGGTGATCGGGTTCGCCGATCGACTTGCCGCGGCGGCCGGAACCGCGGTCGCCTCGGTGACCGAGCTGAGCTTCGACGGGGCTACCTCGGGGATCACCAGCGTGCTGGTCTTCGGCGCCGGCACCAACTATGCGCTGTTGTTGATTTCGCGTTATCGCCAGGAACTTCGGCGGCACGCGGAACACCGTGGCGCCCTGTGCCGCGCGGTGCGGATGGCCGCGCCAGCGATCGTCGCCAGCAACGCCACCGTGGTGCTGGCGCTGCTCACGCTGATTTTCGCGGCCACCCCCAGCACCCGCAGCCTGGGCGCGCTGGCAGCATGCGGACTGCTCGTCGCCGCGGTGTCGGTGCTGGTGGTGCTGCCGCCGCTGCTGGCATTGAGCGGCCGGCGACTGTTTTGGCCCTTCATCCCGGAGCCGGATGCCGGCGCAACCCTCGAATCCGGACTGTGGCACAGCGTCGCCGAACGGGTCGCCCGCCGTCCAGCCCTGGTCGCCACGGCCACGATCGCACTGCTGGCCCTGCTGGCCACCGGACTGCTCGGCTCCGCCATCGGTTTGTCGCAGACCGAACAATTCCGGGTCAAGGCCGATTCGGTGACCGGGTTCGACATCGTGGCACGCCACTTCCCCGCCGGACTAACCAGCCCGACGGTCGTCGTGGCCCCCGCCGCACAGGTGCCGCAGGTGCAGCAGGCGATCAGCGCCACGCCCGGAGTGGTATCGGCGACCGAGTCGGGTCGGTCGACGACCGGATTGGCGAAATGGTCGGTGGTGATCGATGCGCCACCGTCATCCAGGAATGCGTTCAGTATCGTTGCAGCACTGCGCAATTCGACCGCTGCGGTGACCCCCGGCGCGCTGGTGGGCGGCGCCGACGCCCAAGCCCTCGACATCCGCGACGCGGCTGCGCACGACCGCAGGGTGCTGATTCCGGCGATCCTGACGGTCATCCTGCTCGTTCTGTACGCGCTGTTGCGGGCCGCGCTGGCCCCGCCCACCCTGCTGGCCGCGACCATTCTCGGCGCGCTCGCGGCACTGGGACTGGGCGGCTGGGCCAGCATCCACGTCTTCGGATTCCCGGCGCTGGACAACAGCACCCCGTTGTTCGCGTTCCTGTTCCTGGCCGCGCTCGGGGTGGACTACACCATCTTCCTGGTCACCCGCGCCAGGGAGGAAGCCGCGCACCACGGCGCCCGCGACGGAATGATCCGCGCGGTGTCGGCCACCGGCGGCGTCATCACCAGCGCGGGAATCGTTTTGGCCGCCGTTTTCTGTGTGTTGGGCGTGCTGCCGCTGATCGCGCTGACGCAGATCGGGATCATCGTTGGCCTGGGAATCCTGCTGGACACCTTCGTCGTGCGCACCCTGGTGATCCCGGCTTTGTTCACCCTGATCGGTGATCGTATCTGGTGGCCCACTTTCCCGAATCATGCTGACTACCAACATGGTTCAGCACATTCACAGCCGGACGGAGGATTTGGATGA
- a CDS encoding general stress protein CsbD, with the protein MARKSGPLEAVSGIVEGVKGAIKQVIGVVTGNDRLAQEAKAQQDKADAQRQAAKKEAAAESARAGAKAAKERQQANQ; encoded by the coding sequence ATGGCACGCAAGAGTGGACCCCTGGAAGCCGTCAGCGGCATAGTCGAGGGCGTCAAGGGCGCGATCAAGCAGGTCATCGGTGTGGTGACCGGCAATGATCGGCTCGCGCAGGAAGCAAAGGCCCAGCAGGACAAGGCCGACGCCCAACGCCAGGCCGCCAAGAAGGAGGCCGCGGCCGAATCGGCCCGTGCCGGCGCGAAGGCCGCAAAAGAGCGACAGCAGGCCAACCAGTAG
- a CDS encoding SOUL family heme-binding protein, with protein MLGCVAPLLTQLVEAAGSVVGVRVGTEEPPHTVEQLHGGLQIRRYGPRIAAEVVVGDTEEGARNRGFRALAGYIFGANHANSKIAMTAPVSQQRAGGGAGAGKRIAMTAPVAQQAGGDGTWVIRFFMPAKWTLDTLPTPDDKSVELVSVPAQEYAVLRFSGDRGPGAVASYTDELLRLLDGTEYVPAGAPVAWFYDPPWTVPCLRRNEVAVPVTRR; from the coding sequence ATGCTGGGATGTGTCGCGCCACTGCTGACCCAACTCGTCGAGGCGGCCGGCTCGGTCGTCGGGGTGCGGGTCGGGACCGAGGAACCGCCCCATACCGTAGAGCAGCTCCACGGCGGACTGCAGATCCGCCGCTACGGCCCACGAATCGCGGCCGAAGTCGTCGTCGGCGATACCGAGGAAGGCGCCCGCAATCGCGGATTCCGTGCACTGGCCGGCTACATTTTTGGTGCGAATCACGCGAATTCGAAAATCGCGATGACTGCTCCGGTCAGTCAGCAACGGGCCGGCGGAGGAGCCGGCGCAGGAAAGCGCATCGCCATGACGGCCCCGGTAGCGCAGCAAGCGGGCGGCGACGGCACCTGGGTGATCCGGTTTTTCATGCCGGCCAAGTGGACGCTGGATACCCTACCCACGCCAGACGACAAATCCGTCGAACTCGTGTCGGTACCGGCGCAGGAGTACGCCGTGCTGCGTTTCAGCGGTGACCGCGGACCCGGCGCGGTCGCCTCATACACCGACGAATTGCTCCGTCTGCTCGACGGTACCGAGTACGTGCCGGCCGGTGCTCCGGTGGCGTGGTTTTATGACCCGCCGTGGACTGTTCCATGCTTGCGCCGCAACGAAGTTGCCGTTCCGGTGACGAGGCGGTGA
- a CDS encoding STAS domain-containing protein: protein MTALGAISPPEQPRCRYVVDCAGARLCVYARSLATIVRVDGEIDASNAERVAHEIRRFARAKAPLILELSHLDFLSVDGFRALLVLNDEHHKAGLHCSVIAGPAMRPLLRIVINHGLPVANSVAEALQLIEDVISSRRQFLAGLVQRRDPQRRTPLAQVAGDRR, encoded by the coding sequence ATGACTGCTTTAGGGGCTATCAGCCCACCAGAACAACCCCGCTGCCGCTATGTGGTCGACTGCGCCGGGGCGCGACTGTGCGTTTACGCGCGCAGCCTGGCCACCATTGTGCGTGTCGACGGAGAGATCGACGCTTCGAACGCCGAGCGCGTTGCCCACGAAATTCGGCGCTTCGCGCGGGCGAAGGCGCCGTTGATACTCGAGCTGAGCCATCTCGATTTCCTCAGCGTTGACGGTTTTCGGGCTCTTCTGGTGCTCAACGACGAACACCACAAGGCCGGCCTGCACTGCAGCGTGATCGCGGGCCCTGCGATGCGACCACTATTGCGCATTGTCATCAATCACGGTCTGCCTGTAGCCAATTCGGTTGCCGAGGCTCTGCAGTTGATCGAGGACGTGATCAGCTCGCGCCGCCAGTTCCTTGCCGGACTGGTCCAACGCCGCGACCCGCAGCGCCGGACCCCGCTCGCGCAAGTCGCCGGAGATCGTCGCTAG
- a CDS encoding phosphodiesterase → MTVSDIVARPFQWGSAIRGSRIFHPVGVIASGSIERVAPPSNGLPIPSSDVVARVSKAGGTPGSLPDFIGLALRIEPGQVDATPWDILLVSAGSGVLSRALALRPVTSWTGQPMTTLMPLRYRAKYWWLRARILSDISGCGLSLGNVRERINDGDIEVALDQACGRANFEKVAHLTLTSVVSPGPGNDVSFDPVVNTAPGLRLFPAWLADLRGRAYARSRDGRDAG, encoded by the coding sequence ATGACTGTTTCCGACATCGTCGCTCGGCCTTTTCAGTGGGGATCCGCGATCCGCGGTAGTCGGATCTTCCATCCGGTCGGCGTCATTGCGTCCGGCTCGATCGAACGCGTTGCGCCGCCGTCCAACGGGCTTCCGATCCCGTCGTCGGACGTGGTGGCCAGGGTGTCGAAAGCAGGCGGCACGCCGGGGTCCCTGCCTGACTTCATCGGGCTGGCCCTGCGGATCGAGCCCGGCCAGGTCGATGCGACGCCGTGGGACATTCTGTTGGTCTCCGCGGGATCTGGTGTCCTGAGCCGGGCGCTGGCGCTGCGGCCGGTCACATCGTGGACGGGCCAACCCATGACCACCCTCATGCCGTTGCGTTACCGGGCAAAGTACTGGTGGCTACGAGCGCGAATACTGAGCGATATCAGTGGATGTGGCCTGTCTCTCGGCAATGTTCGGGAAAGAATCAACGACGGCGACATCGAGGTGGCCCTCGACCAGGCTTGCGGCAGAGCCAATTTCGAGAAGGTGGCGCACCTGACACTGACCAGCGTCGTCAGTCCGGGGCCGGGTAACGACGTGTCGTTCGATCCGGTGGTCAACACCGCGCCCGGGTTGCGGCTTTTTCCGGCATGGCTGGCGGATCTGCGGGGTCGTGCATACGCGCGCAGCCGTGACGGCCGAGATGCCGGTTGA
- a CDS encoding SDR family NAD(P)-dependent oxidoreductase: MSVFGPLRPLLDTALDRTVVPGYTRIGYRLRRSGWAGDPPPGALQGRTALVTGANRGLGKAIAAGLAGLGATVLLTVRDRKSGEQARDEIVAESGADVRVEVCDVSNLGAVRAFAADLRTRVPRLDVLIHNAGLLPATRDESDDGHEITLATHVLGPILLTELLVPMLAAADDPRVILMSSGGMYTQSLPVEDPEYRIGRYRGAVAYARTKRMQVAFTPILARRWADRHIRVYSMHPGWADTPGVASSLPGFRAVTGPLLRTLEEGADTAVWLAATSPAPPTGTFWHDRRPRPEHYVPWTRSGDRDRELLWRYCATAIGLDAS, encoded by the coding sequence ATGAGCGTTTTCGGCCCACTGCGCCCGCTGCTCGACACTGCCCTCGACCGGACGGTCGTGCCCGGTTACACCCGCATCGGCTATCGGCTTCGCCGATCGGGCTGGGCGGGTGACCCGCCGCCGGGCGCGCTGCAGGGCCGCACGGCGCTGGTCACCGGCGCCAATCGGGGCCTGGGCAAGGCCATCGCCGCGGGCCTGGCCGGGCTGGGCGCGACCGTGCTGCTGACCGTTCGTGACCGCAAGAGTGGCGAACAGGCTCGCGACGAGATCGTCGCCGAATCGGGCGCCGACGTGCGGGTGGAAGTGTGCGACGTGTCCAACCTGGGCGCCGTTCGCGCCTTCGCCGCGGATCTGCGCACCCGTGTCCCGCGGCTGGACGTGCTGATCCACAATGCCGGATTGCTGCCCGCAACCCGCGACGAGAGCGACGATGGCCACGAAATCACCTTGGCCACACATGTTTTGGGGCCGATATTGCTGACCGAACTGCTGGTTCCGATGCTGGCCGCGGCCGACGACCCGCGGGTGATCCTGATGTCCTCCGGTGGGATGTATACCCAGTCGCTGCCCGTCGAGGACCCCGAATACCGCATCGGTCGCTACCGCGGTGCCGTCGCGTATGCCCGCACCAAACGGATGCAGGTGGCATTCACCCCGATCCTGGCCCGCCGCTGGGCCGACCGGCACATCCGGGTGTATTCCATGCATCCGGGTTGGGCCGATACCCCGGGCGTCGCGTCGTCACTGCCGGGTTTTCGCGCCGTCACCGGACCGCTGCTGCGCACCCTGGAAGAGGGCGCCGACACCGCCGTCTGGCTCGCCGCGACCAGTCCCGCACCACCGACCGGCACCTTCTGGCACGATCGTCGGCCGCGACCCGAACATTACGTGCCGTGGACCCGATCCGGTGACCGCGATCGCGAGCTGCTGTGGCGGTATTGCGCCACCGCGATCGGCCTGGACGCCTCTTAG
- a CDS encoding glycosyltransferase family 4 protein, which produces MKILMVSWEYPPVVIGGLGRHVHHLSTALAAAGHDVVVLSRRPAGTDPSTHPSSDVFAEGVRVIAAAQDPHEFSFGSDMMAWTLAMGHAMIRAGLSLKRHGTDRAWRPDVVHAHDWLVAHPAIALAQFYDVPMVSTIHATEAGRHSGWVAGTISRQVHAVESWLVRESDSLITCSASMSDEITELFGPGLAETTVIRNGIDAARWPFAARRAHTGVPELLYVGRLEYEKGVHDAIAALPRIRRAHPGATLTIAGEGTQRDWLVEQARKHRVLKATKFVGHLDHTELLAVLHRADAAVFPSHYEPFGLVALEAAAAGAPLVTSNIGGLGEAVINGVTGISCPPRDVAALAAAMCAVLADPAAAQQRARAARDRLTSDFAWRTVAEETAQVYLAAKRRERQLLPRLPIVEHALPDR; this is translated from the coding sequence ATGAAAATCCTGATGGTGTCGTGGGAGTACCCGCCGGTGGTGATCGGCGGGCTCGGCCGCCATGTGCACCATCTCTCAACCGCATTGGCCGCGGCCGGCCACGACGTCGTCGTGCTGTCCCGCCGGCCCGCCGGCACCGACCCCAGCACCCACCCCTCGTCCGACGTGTTCGCCGAAGGGGTGCGGGTGATCGCGGCCGCGCAGGATCCGCACGAATTCAGCTTCGGCAGCGACATGATGGCCTGGACCCTGGCGATGGGCCATGCCATGATCCGGGCCGGCCTGTCGCTTAAGAGGCACGGCACCGACCGAGCCTGGCGTCCCGACGTGGTACACGCCCACGACTGGCTGGTGGCGCATCCGGCCATCGCGCTCGCCCAGTTCTACGACGTGCCAATGGTTTCCACGATTCACGCGACCGAAGCCGGGCGGCATTCCGGCTGGGTCGCCGGAACAATCAGTCGTCAGGTACACGCGGTCGAGTCGTGGCTGGTCCGCGAATCCGATTCGCTCATCACGTGTTCGGCGTCGATGAGCGACGAGATCACCGAGCTGTTCGGTCCGGGCCTGGCCGAAACCACGGTGATCCGCAACGGTATTGACGCGGCGCGGTGGCCGTTCGCAGCGCGGCGCGCGCACACCGGAGTGCCCGAGCTGCTGTACGTCGGCCGGCTGGAATACGAGAAGGGCGTGCACGACGCCATCGCCGCGCTGCCGCGGATCAGGCGCGCCCACCCGGGTGCCACGCTGACCATCGCCGGCGAAGGCACCCAACGGGATTGGCTGGTCGAGCAAGCCCGTAAACACCGGGTGCTCAAGGCAACCAAGTTCGTCGGACACCTCGACCACACCGAACTACTGGCGGTGTTACACCGAGCCGATGCGGCGGTATTCCCGAGCCACTATGAGCCGTTCGGGCTGGTCGCCTTGGAAGCCGCCGCCGCCGGCGCCCCGCTGGTGACGTCGAACATCGGCGGCCTGGGCGAAGCGGTGATCAACGGGGTGACCGGGATATCATGCCCGCCCCGCGATGTGGCGGCGCTGGCCGCCGCGATGTGCGCGGTGCTCGCCGACCCGGCCGCGGCGCAGCAGCGGGCCCGTGCCGCCCGCGACCGGCTCACGTCCGACTTCGCCTGGCGGACAGTGGCCGAAGAGACCGCTCAGGTGTATCTGGCGGCCAAACGCCGCGAACGGCAGCTACTGCCCCGGCTGCCCATCGTCGAGCATGCCCTGCCGGACCGCTAA